The sequence CAccagctgtttttttttaatttgtatattatgtTTGGTCAAGATTTGTGTAGCGACACTATATAAATCCTTGATTTGGTTAATAGGTGTGTAATTTATCCTCATTTCTATATCTTTTGATGCTAACCACAAGTAACTGATCGTCAGGCAAAATATAGGACAATGAATGATAGAGTTGAACCATGACCCTAAGGTAGAAAATGtatgttaaataataaatagagatttaattattttaagaattatcACTATGATAAAGGGGATGACCCATCAACCATGAACATCAATGGTTTCATAGAAAAAGTCTTGCagtaattgttttctgtttggtataaaaaaaaaccaattaacatccattttattaCATCCCGTGATATGTTTATTTGGTAACAACCAATGGCAGTCAGTAGGGTATAAAAACATCCTGTGTTTGTCCTATTCAAACCAAGTCaaataagttttgtttaaaaaatacttttcactTTGAAGGTCTTGTAGAAAAaattgtttgtgctgtatttaaaCGCCTCTATCGAGGAATTTGTTTTGCATGTACACATAAAAAATGCTACTTTTTCAACACAATCaaaggtttgaacgttgttttcaattgagacttgtatatataaatatgattttggGATTGACCTATATAAAACAACTATTTGAGTTTATATATCAAGGGTCAATTCAACTGTCATCTTTGATAGAAAGTCTTCCCATGTTCCagccatttcaatattttagacACAAAAATGTCccagaaataaattatttgaccTTAATGTCATAGTTCAGGGTTCAGAAGTCATGGTGTTGTGCCAGATATTGTGTTCTGTTGACATACACCTTAATgccaaatattataaatttaggTCAAATGATAATAAAAGGTTTTGTCCTGGACAAGACtgtttgaaagaaaaagaatacaaaccagaatcaaaaaaagaaataatattaatataaattatatttcccCTTATTGAAACAAGGAcattattaattaaaacaaGTATAGATGGACAGTCACCACATTTgaatcatgaaattaaaagacttttaaaacaatatcttttcatatatatttattatacaatttcAAAGAATGAAATTGAACTTCATATTACAGGAATGCATGTACATTATAATAAATTAGATCTCATAAAACTACAAACTATctgtatttaaaacaatactAAAATATCACTGTAACATCAGTTGATATTGGATCcctttaaataaatacaaaagaacTTTGTTCTGATGTCTACTGTCTCTAATTTATCTGTTGAAGTGATGGAAGTTCATGTATAAATCGTTGATTAGTACTGAATTTAatctcatttaaataaaatataattctcttttatttcataataatctcttttaatttcataataattCAGAGAAAAATGCAAACTGGTGAGAGCTTACAATGcaatattcaataaattattatttccaaGTGGCACAActcttattaaatatttttttcactaattttaaaatatcagataCATAGCTTACAGCATGTTCATAAAtggggtcaaggtcagatgaaccctgtTTAAAAGACATGTAGACCTAACAAGGAtcccatacaccaaatattttTATCCTTTTACTCATAACCAGTATTTCACATGATAAAAAACTATATCTTTTTCAAccagtcactgaaccatgaaaatgagggcACAGTCAATaaacatataacaaacaaaatcataaatgtATCTACATACAAGGTGTTCTACCTTCTGAACTACCAAAAAAATACCAGTTTATCTCATTGCAAAACATTTGAGATCACTAtacataataacaaataaatgctaaacaaAACTACAAATACATATTAACACATAAGTTCAGTTTTACCTGCATGATTTGCAATACCAATGCTTAACTTTTGGCttgcactttaatttaataCAACTTATATGCCACCACAACAAACAAAAGTCACATTCAACAGCATCATCATTTTCTGTAGTAATAAAAACATTACAGTATGTACAAAGAATATATCCacccttttgttgtttttcttttacaatagatAATATAAACAACCATGCAGATGAAGTGAATTTTTTTTGAACAATTGTCAAATCAACATAATCATCTAAACATCGGTAAGGTAATGAGTCCTCCGATAATCCAACCAAATCTTCTTCATCCAGTAATGTCCCTCCTGATGCCTTCATTACACTATCTACACTACCTAACCAACTAAgtatttctgaagaaaaaaaataagtaagttATACATAATGcacaatatatattcaaaaggcAACATAAGGCTTAATGAGAGTAAATAATCATTGCAACAACTATTTCAAGAAATAGTGTAATATCATTTCAAAGAAAATCAAAGCACTAAACCAAAAAGCTTTTATCCACTTTGTTTGAacaattaaggaatgactgtaatatattttctgtctatgaagaaataacaaaaaaaattggtgcacactgaataacgcacGTAGTTGGTTaattaacagtgtgcaccacattttttatgctactggaatagacagaaaaaatatttaattacagtcatttcttataatctaattctaaatttttaaactgtagaaaaccatAAAAAAGGTTGATGACCTCAGGTTACATGACTTAATTATGtatatgggctgataacaaaataacgtcagccaatcagaagacatgttacatccaaaattaaattattgatggatagttgtctcattgactttTACGTCTGTTTTAACTATTTATGAACAAAGTAtcttgatttaacaaaaatggaTATTTGAATACAATTGGCAAATTTCTAACATAATTTAGTATTGATAGGCGAAGAAAACAAACCTCTTTCTTTTTCATCAACTGTTCTTTTAAAGAAAGGAATAAGTTTGTTCTTTCCTCTTTTTTTAGGTAAACCAATAACAGTCTGTTGGCTTCCTTTTGGCCTCccctttcttttttgttttgttggcATCTTTAAATCACTAAGGCTTTCatctaaaagttaaaaaaatatgtttaaaacctACTATATGagtacataaataaaaaacttagtttaaacatatttgtttatattggattgggaaacaagttttgcaacttatatgaatccctttccactttgcgggttcGAGGGATGTGTTGTAGCGGCATTTGCCTGCACTTTTTCGAAATCTATAAGGATGTCTTTAAcctgcaagagatatggctctcttaACATGcatcagccatttatcgtccccttcctaCGGACTTTCAttgtttcctcaagaccatactcgaaaatggtgtcaagggagatcagaatagatatagaaagaagtgaggtgagtgccaatgagacaactctacatccagaaaacaacttataaaagtaaaccattataggtcaatgtagtCTGTTTAAATGAACCCAAACAGTTAATacttacattttttattgtcattGTAAAGAGCATGCAAGGATCATAAGTCATAAACAGCACAATagacaaaaatcaatataatcTCCATTTCAATGAccatattataatttttacctGAAAGAATGGTTTTCATGTTATGGAATAAAATTGATGAAcaacatttaactttaaaatggaTCAGGTAAACTTTTttcagaaatgttttttttagccTGCCCCCCCAGCAGAACAAAATGAGTTATATATTCATGATAAAGTGCTCAaataatactgtggattcatttaatattcattggataccaatttttcatGGGTTTCATGGGAaaaggtgaaccacgaattcaaatgttcaacaaataaaatattttcaataggcaTTGTATACAGACATtgacaaaaccacaaaatcaaatatccacgaatatgcaagttttcagcattccacgaaaattgatacccacgaaaataaatgaatccacagtactccGTTAATCTAAGAATTGTGTTCTGCTCTATTCGAATGTTATACATACTGTTCTGATGAAGatcattttcagtttttcttttgataataaACTCAATGAGGCTGTGGATGAGACTGGCATTATCTATATGAGACAATGATCGAACTTCTTGGAAAGTACATAAATACTGTGTAATACTGTCTCTTTGATCATCGCTCAAACTTCTAGTCCCATCATGGTATTTGAACACCGTATTTATAGGATTTCCTACTCGAGGCAGAACTTTTTTGGGgtcatacattttaatgaaatcaataaTTTCTCCTCTCAAGCTTTGCATGGTTTCCATTACATTAGGAAAGAAAGTAATAGTGTCATCCTTATCATTACAAATGTTGTTTTCAAGATCTGGTACGTCCCTCTTCCTTTTCCTTTTATTTCCTTCACTTTCTATACCTTTGGTTGGAGAACAGTTTTTTCTTGAAGTTTTTTTgcctatgaaaaataaaatactcaAAAATCAATTACCTATAGAACTAAAGATGGATAACTCTTGGTAGTGAAGTATATTAAGAAATTTGATAGAATAAATTGATTGAATTCCTTGATTTTTGAAAGCAATAGTGCCAAAAATATCTACAGGAGTTATGTTCTACAGATTTgtctatatttataaaaaaaagttatgcatTTAGAACACttcattaaatgaaaaatatgttaaatgacCATCACTACATTATTCTTAATAGTTTTAAGTCAGACAGTCTATTATTGTTTGATAAATTCTTTTGCACTTTATGGTTCGACTATTTTACAAAGGTGAAATTTCTTTCACATGAATTCATAATTTGGTCTTATTAACTGTTGCTTCTGGAACTGATAAGATATCAACATGTTATAAATACCTTTTCCTTTCTTTTGTGAAACATTGGATGGAAACTCTTTCCTTTTTATTTGCTTCAAATATTGATCTACAAATAATAAGTATGAAATGTTCAAGTATATAAGCCATTAGAACAAATGAAGTATAATTGATGACTATTTATGGGTAGTTCCAATCAAAGATCTTGATCATTGCAATTAtaaccaaattatttttttaatatcatcgATATACTAAAAGTTCATTCACAGTTCTTAAATGacttctgttttttttgtatacataacAATATGTACCAAAATTACCGACAATAGAACatgcataaaatatcaaaaagtgaTAGTAGTTTTATACCTTCAAGTATTCTTAATATACTTTCTACTGTCAACCAGCCCTCCTCTGTGAAATATTGTTTGGCTGCTGCCTGATTATTGAGATTTAATAATATTTCAGCTGATGGTAGCAATTCATCCAAACAATTCTTCACTTCATCTCCATCAATTCTGCATGTACCCTTTTCAGCACAAAGAGCAGCTGATTGGTCAGCTATTGTGTGaagaaattctgaaaaatatttcaattacttTAATCATGTATTTAACCAAAGAGATGTTTAATACAAAATAGTATTCCTTTTTTTTGATAGAGCATCATGCATTGTCCAGAACAGTtcatagataaaattgagattaaatagtatatatgtaaaacaaataaaattattaaatatttcaccctcttatataatttttttcctgCCAAGATGGAGACAACAAGTACCAGTATGTTTAATTTTAAGCCTTACCTTGAACCGCTATACTAAGATCATCAGTATATACACTAGCTGTACTATTTGCTCTATGACTGGTTGTAGGAACTGAAACTGAATACCAAATATACTTgtaaattatgaataataaatataatcattCTTAAGATCGTatgatcacccccagtttttggtggggttcgtgttgcttattctttagttttctatgttgtgtcatgtgtactattgtttgtctgtttgcctttttaatatttagccattacattgtcagtttttttttagtttgactgtccctctggtatttttcatccctcttttatgaGAAAGTAAAAAACTATCACAAAACCAAactttggtctcttgtaaatgttgtctcattgcaatcatgccacatcttctttttcttatatttaaccTATAAAATACCAATATTCAGTGGAGctgaattcatataaaaatgtttaaacttttgtGCTTGTAACTGAAAAGTTCTTACTGTCAATAAATTCAACACCAGTATTTTCAGGAAAAGTAGTATGTTCCTCAAGAACAATGTCAATACATGGAACACTAGCATTTTCAGGAACTATTGTCTGTCCTTCAAGAATAAAACCGTTATCTACTTCTACAGTGGACTctggaaataaataaaagttgaGATTAAGATATTATTCAGTAAGaatgtttatttgtaaattcattAGTGTGTTAAAGCATTGActgacatttattttgtatgaagcacTGAAATGTGTGAaggcttttacaaccctataaacaGTCCTTGTATTATAGATTAATTACTGTATTGTATTGATCTATATTTATTGAAGAATATATTATAGAAATGTTCATGCGACTTGTTTTGTTGATCAGTTGCTGTGCCActaatgtttattaaaatatctgGTTGTTCATTGTATAAAAGTGAACTTTCAgcttctattttttttgttttcttaatttgtctGCTATTATCATAATAACCCTAttatttaattaagaaataattcatgggggcttgaatatatcgtgattttaccacgggttggccctttatgacaaatattttaccctgagcgatagcgaggggtaaaatatcggcataaagggacaacccgtggtaaaatctagatatattcaagcccccatgaattatttcgattctaataggacaaatacggcaattattttggatcgaagcgctctaggtgatggcattatttgccgttcctATATATTaacgcactattaaattgacgtaaaataacggagcaaactgaataaatgatgatgcttaaactatttataataacatatttagataatttaagATTAATCTTATTATTATTGTACTTATATgtctcatatgtatacaaaaacggctaatataactcattttagcatcatttgttaacgtttccttgttgtgatgattttccgtttcacaagcgtgtattttcccgtaaattgcttatattctgacgtcattgttctatgacgtcgagtcgctcattcattaaaaaacatatgacgtgggggtacaatgggaacagcccatgaaatatattcatattttaccacgggtgtgtactcaaagcgtttgaaggacgtcatgttagaattacCATTTGAGACTGCATGGACTTCATCAATATACACTGGTACTTGCTTATCAATATCCAAAGCAAACACAGGCTCTGCTTTTGCTGATGATtctggaatataaaaaaatgttataaattacaattttgATGAAGTAGAGCCAAATATAATGGTTACAACAGTCCCAGGGTTCTGGAGATCCCAAGGTATCCTTAGTTATTAATTCACTGCAAATACTTATAAACtatttcctttaaaatgtatacgACTGGAACTTTTCTAGCCTTACTTTCTTTCTATCTTTCTTCCACtccatttgaactttggtggatagttgtatcaTAAATGATTCATTGGCAATTAAACCACATCTCCAAGGATCCATAAATTGATTCAtgcatctccttatttttatattgtcacACTTAAAGTTCACTTACCGGTACAAGATTCTTCAACTTCAACTGTGTGATTGTTTTTCCACAGCTCTTCTATTTCCGTCAACAGTTTTATTCTTGACACAAATTCTTTCATTCCAACAGCAGAACAAGCAGCTGCTAAGTTCTGAGCAACAAAGAATGCCTTCTTATATTTCTGATTCTctgataatacatgtaatgtgGTATTTCTTGTATATACAACCTGTGATACATTGCTTGAACTGTTACAAAATTTCTTACTTGAAGAAACCATTGTACTGAAAAGTCTTGTATTTTCCCTGTAATATGAACGAGTCCATCTGCTTACACATAACTCAGTGTCATATAACTCAATACTTATTATCAAccttgcaaaaaaaatatgcttgcAAGGTAGTCCCATCGACTTTCtaaaattacatgtacatgaatttGTATTAAGTTCCATATCATCATCAGAGTGACTAGTACTGttggttgttttaaaaatggtCTCCATTTTTCTAGCCTTCTTTAACTCATCTATAACGAAATAACTAGCATAGCCTGTCAAGAGCTGTGAATACTTATATTCTGCAGATGTGGTATTCATTGCCTTTATGTGAACAGGTACTTTTTGAATCTCTACACTACCTTTATAGTCTCTTTCATTTCTTAGTGTGCCTATCAATGaaataaagttttcaaaaaataagTCAAGGCCGGAATACAGCTTAATAActtgttttaacttttggttGAACGATTCAATTCTGTTGTTAGTAGTGTTCATAAGAGATCCTTCGAAATAAGTCAGCCCTAAAACCCATTCATTGCGTATATTATGCCAGTTAGTATCAATATAGTTAAATATCTGCCTGGGACATGTTGTCTCAATGAGTTTAAGGTTAGCATTATAATCTTCTTCTGAACTGCTGTGTACTAGTTTCTGGATTAGTTCTAAAGCAACATACCGTTGGGCAGATGAAATGCCCATTTTTTCTGTGGTTATTTCACGGTTAAATGTTCTTAATACATGGAATTTACAAATGAGCAGAGAAGCATCTGGAAATTCTTCTTTAAAAACATCTCTTTCTACTATATCTTTATCTGCCATTATTACTTTTATCCCCGAGGAGTCTGGATTATGCTTTTGAAAGCATTTTATAAGGTGCTGTAGAACTGGCTTTTCTTCAGAGTTAAGTAAGCAAATTGCTGCAACCTCACTCTGTCCTAAGCTGTCTTCTATCATAATGACATACAGTGGCATCCTGAGGTCATTAAGTTTGTATGTGGCATCAACAAAGACAATATCACAGTAAgccgaaaatattttttgcatttccTCATCTTGGTAGAAACTCCTTGTACTTGGTTATTGAAATCATGAAAAACTTCAACAACAGATCCTGCAAAGACAAAAAATAGATAAACTGAGGTGCAATGGTCAATTCTCCATCATTATCAAAAGCAATATACTGATACATGATTAATATAATACACCTTATGGTTATTTAGTCCAATCTGGGGAAACAGTCATTTACACAGCTTCCTATTTGGGTAATGCCGCTGAAAACAGAGGTCATTAGTAGTGAGCTGAGGgaggaaaaactttagaaatGACCATTAAGACATGCAAGAAACTTTGACATAGAATGACCTATTTTTATGGAAATTGAAATcgaagttaaaatattttgtttgaagtattaacggtagtttaaacaggtctcattaaaaagtatcatgcatattgtttaaacagggtcccagatagcttcaactggatgaaaaagttgtgtaattttagaacttatccggaatggaataaatagcgattaggtgtattTATGGTTTCCTAGCAGATATAATTAAATGACAAgttgtcttttattttctactgtttctttttttttattttctcaaatACAAACTAGAAATGATACTATAAatagtataaaacaaaatgggTTAGTGAAACAATGTCCCAATAAATGTCTGTATATTCAGAATTTTCAATTACCTGTCTTCTTTAATTTACTGACTAGACTTTCAATGTTATCTGACTTCTTGCTGGCATTGACTTTTGAAATTATGTTGCTGATGTCTTTCaggataactttttttccagTTTTATCCTGCAAGTGATCCCTCATCAGCTTGTTGTTCACCTGTAAGGAAACCAGTTTTTCTGCTTCCTTTAGCTCCTCTTCTGGTAGTCTCCTCTCACGAGGGAGCATTTCAAACAAACCCTAAAAATCAAGATTTCTACATTAATTGATAAATACATGttgtcaaattttgtatttaagctGGGTCAGTATCTTGAAACGTGACAGATTCCTGTATCAGGCTTAAGCTCACACTATATGAAgtaagaaattttcatttttgtataatttccGTTAAGActtcatttcctgttttcatgGCACAATAATTTTACTCTCACGAGTCATGCTTAGATCCTAATGAGTCCCAGTACTACTGCTGTACATTATGATGAACTTTTTTAggtttattttgtacaaatgtacatgtactgttaaagtaatttttttaagtaGTATTCATGGGATAATATTTTTTGTGGTATTTGTGATTGACTCCAACCACAAATTCATATTCCCTAAGAAaggtaaaattttcaattagaACATAAATGCTCTGTAATAttcatgcatttaaaaaaagaaaaaaataaggaaattttGATAATGCACGAAAATGTACTCCACACATAAAAGTATCTTCACAGTATGTCAGTTGAAAAGGTCAagcatttttttaacaacatgtacatgtatcatatctACCGTTAGTTACCTTTGATATCACATGATTATGATGGTCTTCAATGCTTTTCACAACCAAAAACTTTCCATCTTCTGACACACCCACTGAAAAATATGCTGGACAACCTTTCCTGAATGAGCTGGTAAAAGAAATGAATACATAATTTTGCCATGATTCTATTAGTATTAGTACGTAGCTAACAATGTAGTCACACAAAATTAAGGGCAACAGAAGGTGGCtgaatgaaataatttgtttccaCTTAAATGCCGTTTTCATATCACATCATATGAGCATGATGAGAGTGAGTGTTTTAGATTCAGAAAAAAGATAGAAGCGACAGgggaaacaaaagaaaattgggACATAAAATATTATACTCCTTAtggtgggtctcattggggtctaagcatgACCCGGGATTGcggattttttgtaagcgtgacacgtgaaagtcaaattattgtgtcgtgaaaacgggaaatgaggtcttgcgggacacgggaaatgacaaaaaaatgagaattgcttacgtatatagtgtaagcaggatacgggaatctgacaaaacagtaagcgggatacaggaatctgacaaaagagtaagcgggatacgggaatct is a genomic window of Mytilus trossulus isolate FHL-02 chromosome 1, PNRI_Mtr1.1.1.hap1, whole genome shotgun sequence containing:
- the LOC134683317 gene encoding uncharacterized protein LOC134683317 isoform X2, encoding MQKIFSAYCDIVFVDATYKLNDLRMPLYVIMIEDSLGQSEVAAICLLNSEEKPVLQHLIKCFQKHNPDSSGIKVIMADKDIVERDVFKEEFPDASLLICKFHVLRTFNREITTEKMGISSAQRYVALELIQKLVHSSSEEDYNANLKLIETTCPRQIFNYIDTNWHNIRNEWVLGLTYFEGSLMNTTNNRIESFNQKLKQVIKLYSGLDLFFENFISLIGTLRNERDYKGSVEIQKVPVHIKAMNTTSAEYKYSQLLTGYASYFVIDELKKARKMETIFKTTNSTSHSDDDMELNTNSCTCNFRKSMGLPCKHIFFARLIISIELYDTELCVSRWTRSYYRENTRLFSTMVSSSKKFCNSSSNVSQVVYTRNTTLHVLSENQKYKKAFFVAQNLAAACSAVGMKEFVSRIKLLTEIEELWKNNHTVEVEESCTESSAKAEPVFALDIDKQVPVYIDEVHAVSNESTVEVDNGFILEGQTIVPENASVPCIDIVLEEHTTFPENTGVEFIDISVPTTSHRANSTASVYTDDLSIAVQEFLHTIADQSAALCAEKGTCRIDGDEVKNCLDELLPSAEILLNLNNQAAAKQYFTEEGWLTVESILRILEDESLSDLKMPTKQKRKGRPKGSQQTVIGLPKKRGKNKLIPFFKRTVDEKEREILSWLGSVDSVMKASGGTLLDEEDLVGLSEDSLPYRCLDDYVDLTIVQKKFTSSAWLFILSIVKEKQQKGGYILCTYCNVFITTENDDAVECDFCLLWWHISCIKLKCKPKVKHWYCKSCR
- the LOC134683317 gene encoding uncharacterized protein LOC134683317 isoform X1 yields the protein MQKIFSAYCDIVFVDATYKLNDLRMPLYVIMIEDSLGQSEVAAICLLNSEEKPVLQHLIKCFQKHNPDSSGIKVIMADKDIVERDVFKEEFPDASLLICKFHVLRTFNREITTEKMGISSAQRYVALELIQKLVHSSSEEDYNANLKLIETTCPRQIFNYIDTNWHNIRNEWVLGLTYFEGSLMNTTNNRIESFNQKLKQVIKLYSGLDLFFENFISLIGTLRNERDYKGSVEIQKVPVHIKAMNTTSAEYKYSQLLTGYASYFVIDELKKARKMETIFKTTNSTSHSDDDMELNTNSCTCNFRKSMGLPCKHIFFARLIISIELYDTELCVSRWTRSYYRENTRLFSTMVSSSKKFCNSSSNVSQVVYTRNTTLHVLSENQKYKKAFFVAQNLAAACSAVGMKEFVSRIKLLTEIEELWKNNHTVEVEESCTESSAKAEPVFALDIDKQVPVYIDEVHAVSNESTVEVDNGFILEGQTIVPENASVPCIDIVLEEHTTFPENTGVEFIDISVPTTSHRANSTASVYTDDLSIAVQEFLHTIADQSAALCAEKGTCRIDGDEVKNCLDELLPSAEILLNLNNQAAAKQYFTEEGWLTVESILRILEDQYLKQIKRKEFPSNVSQKKGKGKKTSRKNCSPTKGIESEGNKRKRKRDVPDLENNICNDKDDTITFFPNVMETMQSLRGEIIDFIKMYDPKKVLPRVGNPINTVFKYHDGTRSLSDDQRDSITQYLCTFQEVRSLSHIDNASLIHSLIEFIIKRKTENDLHQNNESLSDLKMPTKQKRKGRPKGSQQTVIGLPKKRGKNKLIPFFKRTVDEKEREILSWLGSVDSVMKASGGTLLDEEDLVGLSEDSLPYRCLDDYVDLTIVQKKFTSSAWLFILSIVKEKQQKGGYILCTYCNVFITTENDDAVECDFCLLWWHISCIKLKCKPKVKHWYCKSCR